The following proteins come from a genomic window of Gopherus flavomarginatus isolate rGopFla2 chromosome 22, rGopFla2.mat.asm, whole genome shotgun sequence:
- the LOC127039097 gene encoding fatty acid-binding protein, liver-like, with amino-acid sequence MAFNGTWQVYSQENYEEFLKALALADDLIKVAKDIKPIIEIQQNGNNFVVTSKTPKQSLTNSFTLGKEADITTMDGKKIKCTVNMIGGKLVCKSETFSHEQEIKGNEMVETLTVGSATLIRKSKKV; translated from the exons ATGGCATTCAATGGAACGTGGCAGGTCTATTCTCAAGAGAACTATGAAGAATTTCTGAAAGCCCTTG CATTGGCAGATGACCTCATCAAAGTTGCCAAAGACATTAAGCCTATTATTGAAATACAacaaaatggaaacaactttGTTGTGACATCAAAAACACCTAAGCAGTCTCTAACAAATTCATTTACTCTGGGGAAAGAGGCTGACATCACTACTATGGATGGCAAAAAAATAAAG TGCACAGTTAACATGATAGGTGGGAAGCTTGTGTGCAAATCAGAAACATTCTCCCATGAACAGgaaataaaaggaaatgaaatgGTGGAG ACACTGACTGTTGGTTCAGCAACCCTCATCAGAAAAAGCAAGAAAGTATAA